A single window of Rhizobium sp. SL42 DNA harbors:
- a CDS encoding ABC transporter permease, with protein sequence MTDTTTTTSHAPVVEGRSLGQLAKMRFRRNKAAMAGCVVLLLICLFSFAGPLVSPHSYDQVFPSYVSIPPSLTPRPDPQTLAEVAESTAKRARLTLESFEIESGVFTAKVTSARPIDPRSVRYFDRVNEFKNTTVAETSADELSMTLTGSVDQQYFLFGTDSNGRDLLVRVMLGGQISIAVGLAASLVSLGIGVIYGATSGYIGGRVDNVMMRLVEIIYSLPFVFLVVVLVVFFGRSIVLIFAVIGAVQWLEMARIVRGQTLSLKRREFVGAAQALGLTDWQIIRRHIIPNTVGPVIVFVTVVVPQVILTESFLSFLGLGVQAPLASWGTLISEGTKNMQSAPWLLIFPAIFFVITLFALNFVGDGLRDALDPKDR encoded by the coding sequence ATGACTGATACAACAACGACAACATCTCATGCGCCTGTCGTCGAAGGCCGCAGCCTCGGGCAGCTGGCCAAGATGCGCTTCCGGCGCAACAAGGCGGCCATGGCCGGCTGCGTCGTGCTGCTGCTGATCTGCCTGTTCTCGTTTGCCGGCCCGCTCGTCTCGCCGCATAGCTATGACCAGGTCTTCCCGTCCTATGTCTCCATCCCGCCGAGCCTGACGCCACGGCCGGATCCGCAGACACTGGCCGAGGTTGCCGAAAGCACCGCCAAGCGCGCGCGCCTGACACTGGAAAGCTTCGAGATCGAGAGTGGCGTGTTCACCGCCAAGGTGACCTCGGCACGTCCGATCGATCCGCGCTCCGTGCGCTATTTCGACCGGGTCAACGAATTCAAGAACACCACCGTCGCCGAAACCTCCGCTGATGAGCTGTCGATGACCCTGACCGGCTCGGTCGACCAGCAGTATTTCCTCTTCGGCACCGACAGCAACGGCCGCGACCTTCTGGTGCGCGTCATGCTCGGCGGCCAGATCTCGATCGCCGTCGGCCTTGCCGCCTCGCTGGTATCGCTCGGGATCGGCGTCATCTATGGCGCGACCTCCGGCTATATCGGCGGGCGGGTCGACAACGTGATGATGCGTCTCGTCGAGATCATCTATTCGCTGCCCTTCGTCTTCCTCGTCGTCGTGCTGGTGGTGTTCTTCGGCCGCTCGATCGTCTTGATCTTTGCCGTCATCGGCGCGGTGCAATGGCTGGAAATGGCCCGCATCGTGCGCGGCCAGACCCTGTCCCTGAAGCGCCGCGAATTCGTCGGCGCAGCCCAGGCGCTCGGCCTCACCGACTGGCAGATCATCCGCCGTCACATCATCCCGAACACGGTCGGACCGGTCATCGTCTTCGTCACCGTCGTGGTGCCGCAGGTGATCCTGACCGAGAGCTTCCTGTCCTTCCTCGGCCTCGGCGTCCAGGCGCCGCTCGCCAGCTGGGGCACGCTGATCTCGGAGGGCACGAAGAACATGCAGAGTGCGCCCTGGCTCCTGATCTTCCCGGCGATCTTCTTCGTCATCACGCTGTTTGCCCTCAACTTCGTTGGCGACGGCCTGCGCGATGCGCTTGATCCGAAGGACCGATAA
- the oppB gene encoding oligopeptide ABC transporter permease OppB: protein MISFVLRRLLSAVPTVFVVVTISFFLMRFAPGGPFNLERPLPPQTMANIMATYKLDQPLWRQYVNYLGNAATGDFGPSFIYKDNTVSELIGKALPYSVELGLYAILIALIGGVTLGTIAALRQNSALDFGLMAFATVGVTVPNFVVGPVLTLIFAVMLSWLPAGGWGDGSARNLILPMTALALPQLAVFARLTRGSMIEALHTDHIRTAKAYGLPSRVVVITHALRGAMLPVVSYLAPCAAALLTGSAVVESIFTIPGVGRYFVLGALNRDYPLVMGTVILVALFVIVFNLLVDIAYGLLDPRVRHD, encoded by the coding sequence ATGATCTCATTTGTCCTGCGCCGACTTCTGAGCGCCGTGCCCACGGTGTTCGTCGTCGTGACGATCTCGTTCTTCCTGATGCGTTTTGCGCCGGGTGGTCCGTTCAATCTCGAACGCCCGCTTCCGCCGCAAACCATGGCCAACATCATGGCCACCTACAAGCTCGACCAGCCGCTGTGGCGCCAATATGTCAACTATCTCGGCAATGCCGCGACCGGCGATTTCGGGCCAAGTTTCATCTACAAGGACAACACGGTTTCCGAGCTGATCGGCAAGGCCCTGCCCTATTCGGTAGAACTCGGGCTCTACGCCATCCTGATCGCCCTGATCGGCGGCGTGACACTCGGCACCATTGCCGCCCTTCGCCAGAACAGCGCGCTCGATTTCGGCCTGATGGCCTTTGCCACCGTTGGCGTCACCGTGCCCAATTTCGTCGTCGGCCCCGTGCTGACGCTGATCTTTGCCGTGATGCTGTCCTGGCTGCCGGCCGGTGGCTGGGGTGACGGTTCGGCCCGCAACCTGATCCTGCCGATGACGGCGCTTGCGCTTCCGCAGCTCGCCGTGTTTGCGCGCCTCACACGCGGCTCGATGATCGAGGCCCTGCATACCGACCATATCCGCACCGCCAAGGCTTATGGCCTGCCGTCGCGGGTGGTGGTCATCACCCACGCGCTGCGCGGTGCCATGCTGCCGGTGGTCTCTTATCTGGCCCCGTGCGCCGCCGCCCTGCTCACCGGTTCCGCCGTGGTCGAAAGCATCTTCACCATTCCCGGCGTCGGTCGCTACTTCGTGCTCGGCGCGCTCAACCGCGATTATCCTCTGGTCATGGGCACCGTCATTCTCGTCGCGCTGTTCGTGATCGTCTTCAACCTGCTGGTCGACATCGCCTATGGCCTGCTCGATCCGAGGGTCCGCCATGACTGA